One window of Halichondria panicea chromosome 7, odHalPani1.1, whole genome shotgun sequence genomic DNA carries:
- the LOC135338235 gene encoding cyclin-Q-like — MSLSSSSSKSESVLLSNQTPVEFLTEAGSKLSLSEEAICTAAYYYHKFNSTMTLTRYDIGLLLMATLNLASKVQEHSIKLGDVVNVCHRCWHKEERPLEIGDLYWQLKDSVARYELLLLRALKFDAQVKLPHSYLLHFLLAMSRWVDERVWSRSYVTRVAWALLQDSFHSDLCLRYPPVTVATSVLYAAVHCCELVIPCDPHSKPWWSVFSPRVSQEELKLISARILKLYD; from the exons ATGTCTCTCTCTAGCTCTTCAAGCAAGTCTGAGTCTGTGCTGCTGAGTAACCAAACACCTGTTGAGTTTCTTACTGAAGCAG GCAGTAAACTGAGTCTGAGTGAAGAAGCGATATGCACTGCTGCTTACTATTACCACAAGTTCAACTCCACCATGACACTGACACGCTATGACATCGGT TTGCTGCTTATGGCGACACTCAATTTGGCATCAAAAGTTCAAGAACATTCTATTAAACTGGGGGACGTAGTCAACGTTTGTCACAG GTGTTGGCATAAAGAGGAGCGTCCACTGGAGATAGGAGACCTCTACTGGCAGCTCAAGGACAGTGTTGCTAGGTACGAGCTGCTCCTGTTGAGGGCTCTCAAGTTTGATGCCCAAGTCAAACTACCTCATTCA TATTTGCTCCACTTCCTACTGGCCATGTCCCGCTGGGTTGatgagagggtgtggtcacGCAGTTATGTGACACGAGTGGCATGGGCTCTCCTGCAAGACAGTTTCCATAGCGATCTGTGTCTACGCTACCCACCCGTCACCGTAGCAACGTCTGTGCTATACGCAGCGGTACATTGCTGTGAACTGGTCATACCTTGTGATCCTCACAGCAAGCCATGGTGGAGCGTGTTTAGTCCTCGAGTTAGCCAGGAAGAACTAAAACTAATAAGCGCTAGGATTCTGAAACTTTATGATTAG
- the LOC135338223 gene encoding 26S proteasome regulatory subunit 6A-B-like: protein MVSLEDKAIWEDAEETIDEEVLRMPTEEIVGRTRLLENDIKIMKSDVSRISHEQQGMKEKIKENTEKIKVSKVLPYLVSNVVELLDIDPTDQEEEDGSHLDLDSQRKGKCAVIKTSTRQTYFLPVIGLVEPKELSPGDLVGVNKDSYLILDKLPAEYDSRVKAMELDERPTEEYSDIGGLDKQIEELVEAIVLPMTHKERFKNIGIHPPKGVLLYGAPGTGKTLLARACAAQTKSTFLKLAGPQLVQMFIGDGAKMVRDAFALAKEKAPAIIFIDELDAIGTKRFASEKEGDREVQRTMLELLNQLDGFSSHGDIKVIAATNRVDTLDPALLRSGRLDRKIEFPLPTEEARAHILRIHSRKMNVNSEVNFDELARCTDDFNGAQLKAVCVEAGMIALRRGAAELNHEDYMDGILEVQAKKKTTLVYYA, encoded by the exons ATGGTTTCTCTGGAGGATAAGGCCATCTGGGAGGATGCAGAG GAGACAATTGATGAAGAAGTGCTGCGAATGCCAACAGAGGAGATTGTGGGAAGGACGAGACTTTTAGAAAATGATATCAAG ATCATGAAGAGCGATGTATCGAGGATTAGTCATGAGCAGCAAGGCATGAAGGAGAAGATTAAG GAAAATACAGAAAAGATTAAAGTATCAAAAGTGCTCCCTTACCTCGTGTCTAATGTAGTCGAG CTGCTTGATATTGACCCGACTGATCAGGAAGAAGAGGATGGGAGTCACCTGGACCTAGACTCTCAGAGGAAGGGCAAGTGCGCCGTCATCAAGACCTCCACCAGACAA ACTTACTTTCTCCCTGTGATTGGATTGGTCGAACCTAAAGAGCTATCTCCCGGGGACTTGGTG GGTGTGAACAAGGACTCTTATCTGATCCTGGACAAGCTACCTGCAGA GTATGACTCTCGTGTGAAGGCTATGGAGCTTGACGAGCGCCCCACAGAGGAGTACAGTGATATCGGGGGACTGGACAAGCAGATTGAGGAG CTTGTCGAGGCAATTGTGCTGCCCATGACTCATAAAGAAAGATTTAAGAACATTGGCATTCACCCACCCAAAG GTGTTTTGTTGTATGGTGCCCCAGGCACTGGAAAGACTCTTCTGGCAAGAGCTTGTGCAGCTCAGACAAAG TCCACTTTCTTGAAGCTGGCCGGCCCGCAACTTGTGCAG ATGTTCATTGGTGATGGGGCCAAGATGGTGAGAGATGCGTTTGCTCTGGCCAAAGAGAAGGCCCCTGCAATCATCTTTATTGATGAGTTGGATGCCATAGGAACCAAG AGGTTTGCCAGTGAGAAGGAGGGAGACAGGGAGGTACAGAGGACAATGTTGGAGCTACTCAATCAACTCGATGGGTTTAGCTCTCACGGTGATATCAAG GTGATAGCAGCAACCAATCGGGTGGACACACTAGACCCAGCCCTCCTCCgttcag GTCGTCTTGACCGTAAGATAGAGTTCCCTCTGCCGACTGAAGAGGCCAGAGCTCATATTCTAAGGATACACTCGCGGAAGATGAATGTCAACTCTGAGGTCAACTTTGATGAGCTAGCCAGATGTACTGACGACTTCAACGGAGCTCAACTGAaggcagtgtgtgtggaggccGGCATGATTGCTCTGAGGAGAGGTGCCGCTGAACTTAACCACGAGGACTACATGGacg GTATTCTGGAGGTTCAAGCAAAGAAGAAGACCACCTTGGTGTACTATGCCTAA
- the LOC135338221 gene encoding mucin-6-like, with protein MMSSSPPPKETAHHPAETPHDDPRLSYLLTCTPHPTVSCLLTSSLTEIPPPPITTNLPPAGSTTSLGSDHGFVIKDRWLGRPTGRLLLINGPCSCLHLHPNTPLSRWGDSVAMETSLSEHLVHSHRSPLSKANSKQGIAKSSSTSKIDTFGRLYKGHPYEKTDIPFHFQHLEAADMATDYAALYRKAYTYPTMEDTNAASDYTSYSAPSVIEPKLLTFGVSKPKVAESTHKTSKYYNFHHMDKKPSSTQLMDKKTPLSTHSLDGIATQSVSILEVYHGQTLGNLQLSSLPHPDTPDSPPTSHHTPSHEHTNSYSVQLKDLIDATTSLKPAKKHNVRWASHKYPTNLSPSASVQGLPVGYSEAGPTHIDLPRQTCRRVPMHPPMLTRKIRAASFPHDIPSTGLLDLSATSFTKITPKAKETLPSKTRHSQNTKLRMDKGTSSSHSDHVTLGIQKKNRSKQLMPSSKALVPKQLGIFSTTSLAQKSMDYL; from the exons ATGATGTCATCATCACCTCCGCCCAAGGAAACCGCCCACCACCCTGCGGAGACCCCCCACGATGATCCTCGATTGTCCTATCTCCTCACCTGTACCCCCCACCCTACCGTCTCATGTCTACTCACCTCCTCACTGACGGAGATACCTCCTCCCCCTATTACCACTAACTTACCACCTGCTGGGTCCACTACAAGCCTCGGCTCTGATCATGGTTTTGTGATCAAGGACCGCTGGTTAGGGAGACCAACAGGCAGACTCTTGCTAATCAATGGTCCATGCTCCTGTTTACATCTACACCCTAATACGCCACTGTCAAGATGGGGCGATAGCGTGGCTATGGAGACATCACTGTCTGAGCATTTAGTACATTCACACAGATCACCATTGTCAAAGGCCAACTCAAAGCAGGGAATTGCTAAATCATCCAGTACTAGTAAAATTGATACATTTGGACGACTATATAAAGGACACCCTTACGAGAAAACGGACATACCGTTTCATTTCCAACACTTGGAGGCTGCAGATATGGCGACGGACTACGCTGCTTTGTATAGGAAGGCGTACACGTACCCTACAATGGAGGACACCAACGCTGCCAGTGATTATACGAGCTACTCTGCACCTTCTGTGATAGAACCAAAACTGCTTACGTTTGGTGTGAGCAAACCAAAAGTGGCCGAGTCAACGCACAAAACATCTAAG TACTACAACTTCCACCATATGGACAAGAAGCCTTCCTCCACACAACTTATGGACAAGAAGACGCCTCTCTCCACTCACTCTCTGGACGGCATTGCCACACAGTCAGTGTCTATTCTGGAGGTGTATCATGGTCAGACATTAGGCAACCTCCAACTGAGTAGCCTACCGCACCCGGACACCCCTGACTCTCCTCCTACCAgtcaccacaccccctctcacGAGCACACAAACTCCTATTCTGTGCAGTTGAAGGATCTCATCGATGCAACAACATCTCTCAAGCCTGCAAAGAAACACAATGTCCGATGGGCCTCTCACAAGTATCCCACCAACCTTTCCCCCTCAGCTAGCGTGCAAGGATTGCCAGTAGGTTACAGTGAAGCTGGTCCGACGCATATCGACCTGCCCAGACAAACATGTAGAAGAGTTCCAATGCATCCTCCAATGTTAACTCGGAAAATCAGAGCCGCTTCTTTCCCACACGACATCCCGAGTACTGGCCTGTTGGATCTGTCTGCTACATCGTTCACGAAGATAACTCCCAAAGCCAAGGAGACCTTGCCCTCCAAGACACGTCACTCTCAGAACACGAAGCTAAGAATGGACAAAGGGACCAGCTCATCACACAGTGATCATGTGACCCTCGGCATACAGAAGAAGAATCGATCAAAGCAGCTCATGCCTTCAAGCAAAGCACTTGTACCAAAGCAGCTGGGCATATTCTCAACAACAAGTTTAGCTCAGAAATCAATGGACTACTTATAA
- the LOC135338231 gene encoding TBC1 domain family member 7-like, with translation MSTSEAAEPVQVRRDFRSSYYYKSLHGFKGGEKSLGHLEVLLSMDVLDLEKLRHFCLQHTLPVYCRPLIWKVLLGVLPVHTDKDTTKFIEEQKAQQYSDLRHALQIMGRIATPTHTHQQLHQVTERPLLKPCGDDVTTPQATSDPSASEEFVLVYLLESNKLLTATESHLRRPAQLRLRLIADAFLSMFDDEGACPRYWMFSGFVKMSAIIVLPHLDKLVSQCLCCLATEESVLYSHLKSIGAISHTLPLMQWFSDCFAADLPESCLESVWDRVVAGSCAVLAFVGAAILLSVKRRILGLSSHTDLTHVLHTIPKENFTAIVSKGLQLWETRGSPLLPPP, from the exons ATGTCTACATCAGAAGCAGCAGAGCCAGTGCAAGTGAGGAGAGACTTCAGGTCTTCTTACTACTACAAGAGTTTGCATGGATTTAAAGGTGGAGAGAAGAGCCTGGGGCACTTGGAGGTCCTCCTGAGCATGGACGTGCTAG ATCTGGAGAAGCTGAGGCATTTCTGTTTACAGCATACACTGCCAGTCTATTGTCGACCATTGATCTGGAAAGTGCTGCTAG GGGTGTTACCTGTACACACGGATAAGGACACCACGAAGTTTATCGAGGAGCAAAAAGCGCAACAGTACTCTGACCTCCGACACGCCTTACAGATCATGGGCAGGATAgcaacgcccacacacacacaccagcaaCTACATCAG GTAACAGAACGACCTTTGTTGAAGCCCTGTGGCGATGATGTCACCACACCTCAGGCGACCTCTGACCCTAGCGCCAGTGAAGAGTTTGTGTTAGTGTATTTGTTGGAGAGTAACAAACTATTAACTGCCACAGAGAGCCACCTCCGGAGGCCCGCACAG TTGAGGTTGCGACTGATTGCTGATGCTTTTCTCTCAATGTTTGATGATGAGGGGGCGTGTCCACGCTATTGGATGTTCTCAGGGTTTGTTAAAATGTCTGCCATCATAGTCCTGCCTCATCTGGACAAGCTG GTCTCCCAGTGTTTGTGTTGCTTAGCTACAGAGGAGTCAGTGCTGTACAGTCACCTCAAGAGTATAGGGGCTATTAGCCACACCCTCCCACTCATGCA gTGGTTCAGTGATTGCTTTGCTGCAGATCTACCCGAGTCGTGTCTTGAAAG TGTGTGGGACCGAGTGGTTGCTGGGTCGTGTGCTGTGCTGGCGTTTGTAGGGGCGGCCATTCTGCTGTCTGTCAAGAGGAGGATTCTAGGCCTCTCCTCTCACACTGACCTCACACATGTCCTGCACACA ATACCCAAGGAGAACTTCACTGCAATAGTGAGCAAAGGCCTACAGCTGTGGGAGACCAGGGGAAGCCCCTTATTACCACCACCCTAG
- the LOC135338233 gene encoding sulfotransferase 1C4-like, translating to MCTSKENAFDEMYQLIRPFHKLHGILVPEFMTADHFDSLATVQLDASDVWISTFPKAGTTWTQQIVKLIRNQGEEDDVQISKSVPWVENSNYADIDIPSLPKPRTFKSHMPYELMPCGIPNTTPCKYIYVTRNPKDVAVSLYFHYQRSHALPDKKIDWNLFYCNFLNGNVEFGNFLDHVLSWWPHRNDANVLFLKFEDMKRDLRAVVARIAHFIGADISDEIVAKVADKSTFKAMKANAAANYSWSKTDNPGTTDFMRKGEVGDWENYFTAEQSEEMDKVCREKLQGTGLDYTFKI from the coding sequence ATGTGTACCTCTAAAGAGAATGCGTTTGATGAAATGTATCAACTTATCAGACCATTTCACAAGCTGCACGGTATTCTTGTTCCAGAATTTATGACGGCAGATCATTTTGACTCCTTAGCCACCGTCCAACTTGATGCGAGCGATGTGTGGATCTCAACTTTCCCCAAAGCAGGAACAACTTGGACACAACAGATAGTCAAGTTGATTCGCAATCAAGGTGAAGAAGATGACGTACAAATCTCAAAGAGTGTTCCTTGGGTGGAGAACTCTAATTATGCTGACATTGACATACCCTCACTGCCAAAGCCTCGTACGTTTAAGAGTCACATGCCGTACGAACTAATGCCCTGTGGCATTCCGAACACCACCCCCTGCAAGTACATCTATGTTACACGCAATCCAAAAGATGTGGCCGTATCGTTGTACTTTCATTACCAGCGATCTCACGCTCTACCAGACAAAAAAATTGATTGGAATCTCTTCTATTGCAACTTTCTTAATGGGAATGTAGAATTTGGAAATTTTCTGGACCACGTTTTGAGCTGGTGGCCACACAGAAACGATGCTAATGTTCTCTTTCTCAAGTTTGAAGATATGAAAAGAGATTTACGAGCAGTTGTTGCACGCATAGCACACTTCATTGGAGCTGACATTTCAGACGAGATTGTTGCTAAGGTGGCAGATAAAAGCACATTCAAAGCAATGAAAGCCAACGCTGCAGCTAACTACTCCTGGAGCAAGACTGATAATCCTGGCACAACTGACTTCATGAGAAAGGGAGAAGTGGGAGATTGGGAGAATTACTTCACTGCTGAGCAGTCGGAGGAGATGGACAAAGTGTGCAGAGAGAAGTTACAAGGAACTGGATTAGACTACACATTCAAGATTTAA
- the LOC135338232 gene encoding sulfotransferase 1C2A-like — protein sequence MKMSTATLSKEDAWEAFKQVLKPQCQSIFTHAGLNIPFFVTPENIAEAASLPLDPSDVWIATYAKAGTTWTQNIVKLIRNKGEKDGVQLMLSVPWAEANSDQSRFKVNLFTLPKPRAFKSHLTYDLMPCGKPSTTPCKYIYVARNPKDVAVSYFFHYIRMSVRKDATLDWDIFFRNFIYGNVDFGDFFDHVLSWWPHRNEDNVLFLMFEDMKKDPRAAITRIATFIGADFSDEVIDKVVAQTSFDSMKKDDTANYSAVSFMFNPGSTPFMRKGEVGDWRNRLTPEQSAEIDQLCEEKLKDTGLVFDFGD from the coding sequence ATGAAGATGTCCACGGCCACATTGAGCAAAGAAGACGCTTGGGAAGCATTTAAACAGGTGCTTAAACCTCAATGTCAGAGCATCTTTACTCATGCTGGACTGAATATACCATTTTTTGTTACTCCTGAGAACATTGCAGAGGCAGCCAGTCTCCCCCTTGACCCTAGTGATGTGTGGATAGCTACCTACGCCAAGGCTGGAACAACATGGACACAAAATATCGTGAAACTAATCCGAAACAAAGGAGAAAAAGATGGCGTTCAATTAATGCTAAGTGTGCCATGGGCAGAAGCAAACAGTGATCAAAGCCGTTTCAAAGTCAACCTCTTCACTTTACCGAAACCTCGTGCCTTCAAGAGCCACTTGACGTACGACTTAATGCCTTGTGGTAAACCAAGCACCACTCCTTGCAAGTACATCTACGTTGCTCGTAACCCAAAGGATGTGGCAGTCTCGTATTTCTTTCACTACATACGAATGTCGGTTAGGAAAGACGCTACATTGGATTGGGATATCTTCTTCCGCAACTTCATCTATGGAAACGTTGACTTTGGGGACTTTTTTGATCATGTTTTGAGCTGGTGGCCTCACAGAAACGAAGATAATGTTCTCTTTCTCATGTTTGAAGATATGAAGAAGGATCCACGAGCAGCCATCACTCGTATTGCAACGTTCATTGGTGCTGACTTCTCCGATGAGGTGATTGATAAAGTTGTTGCTCAAACATCTTTTGATTCAATGAAAAAGGACGATACTGCCAATTATTCGGCCGTTAGTTTTATGTTTAACCCTGGTTCAACTCCATTCATGAGGAAGGGGGAGGTGGGTGACTGGAGGAACCGCCTGACACCCGAGCAATCTGCAGAGATTGACCAACTCTGTGAAGAGAAGCTCAAGGACACTGGACTAGTGTTTGACTTTGGAGACTAG